From the genome of Neodiprion pinetum isolate iyNeoPine1 chromosome 3, iyNeoPine1.2, whole genome shotgun sequence, one region includes:
- the DNApol-zeta gene encoding DNA polymerase zeta catalytic subunit isoform X1: protein MTLDQTRANFAVRLVSAEYYQAIPIPSLDPVYSEYRGAEIKHVPIVRVFGSTLNGVKTCLHVHGVFPYFYVPHTGGVDSDRLGYRLAASLDAAINVSLGSASSRNQHVFKVQLISGMPLYGYHEKEHQYFKVYFYNPTMVKRAANLLQNGAVFSDRLQPHEAHIPYVQQFMIDYNLHGMSMIELRHVRYRLPIRAASGTYSENCFEATSPFTNELDYLPHEITPQSTCKFEVDTLASDILNRVEIEGELALNPGLMAIWEEEKARRVQLGLSGGDSQLVQPQSPTRPVFKATENDIYQQQRLAQRLLTLSQMDNSSITESGRNQSSYPLETDADSNLLSASYLEHHVGPRSRSIDEELSKRRSELVFDDLPLGSGSLASLTETFTPSADCSVLDPTDVPLLDILNELADENICGLKVDDDSLLGSQHTINENHGNNDCSDEDKEDDNNDLNLTLLQLDSLSWSQGDECLQKSPNSKTDKDMSDKSSTFDYLRDLSVFDVDTDNNSDTGSTCDNTIPQCDGPADFSSEDSDFEQDVTLQRQEKRICDYKSKGRSNQEKLVNVTPSKRKNEICETSRSPAKSRKLSLLSSPRNQLPKGSPMLNSPGGRPSRSYSPLSIIFTSSRNLTKVRQVNLMATIDGNKCSNQMQEVQQLQIPEVMMNVSENQREHCHSSCGTDQEDICNVTFTQYLDTQRKRNARLISRCESIVEDTIRTGKEVIIVPKFNPPKFDNIVKTMETYGIPVCRNKDPFFSNYMDVTNRKEVAHKILKVPSKRVVDLPQFGPNLEGVTSIRFWRAMKVEEVYPSGANIEKSKVRQNLASQNKTVIVPLATAPLPQRVKIWSRGKEYLKKTSVTKDFSDSGTKLAVEHCNHSASSKHDKHSTSQERMTNAANQNNYQPNKKGKDVTGMDASLPTHDVELSRLLGISCGQIESSSQTDHFKIPCENLQDIKPLTAHQFLTVLCLEVHVATRGDLLPDPQHDPIRAIFYAIHNDAPAASDFTSTDKGVLVSDPSYDPSKSSEYLKKSGVMHSVSYALSEEGLFENLLTVVKKTDPDILVGWELESLSWGYLFQRAANIGINLAPKVSRIPGIQRAWEPQTTELSILTEIKMPGRIVLDVWRIMRHEIALQSYTFENIMYHVMHQRLSRPSFATLTQWWEHRTIKARSLVVDHYITKVVGILKIIEQLDIIGKTTEFARLYGIQFFEVFSRGSQFQVESVMLRLAKPSNYVPVSPSPQQRATMRAPESLPLIMEPESVFYSDPLIVLDFQSLYPSIIIAHNYCFSTCLGRIENIGQSEPFEFGATTLKVTKRTIQKLGKNINFSPSGVAFVKPEIRTGILPRMLTEYLDTRLMVKKAMKDHSQTAHTLQRALNSRQRGLKLLANVTFGYTHANFSGRMPCIEIGDSIVSKARETLERAIKLVESTKRWNARVVYGDTDSLFVLLPGRSRREAFEVGAQIASAVTLENPKPMKLKLEKIMQPSILQTKKRYCGYMYESPDQEKPIYLAKGIETVRRDGCPAVSKILEKSLRILFDTRDVSQVKSYVIRQLGKILCGRVSIQDLTFAKEFRGLQGYKSSACVPALELTRRLTIKDPRAIPRTSERVPYIIVAGAPNQPLFQCVRSPWELITDTGLRPNALYYITRVIIPPLNRCFNLLGVDVNAWFEEMPHRRTIYSNPGGTLKGEAQKSTISQYFGTMACAACGRPSTTGICTECSGIPNQTIVILHDKIRQLERSRCIITAICQSCVGRANYIECASLDCPTLYRRVLSIKDQYQISNVREIVEKGNSLQL, encoded by the exons ATGACGTTGGATCAAACAAGAGCAAATTTCGCAGTGCGATTGGTTTCCGCGGAATATTATCAGGCTATTCCGATACCCTCCTTGGATCCCGTTTATTCGGAATATCGCGGTGCCGAGATCAAACATGTACCTATTGTCAGAGTATTTGGATCGACCCTGAATG GAGTGAAGACATGTTTGCATGTGCACGGAGtgtttccatatttttatgtGCCGCACACAGGAGGTGTTGACAGCGACAGGCTTGGCTATCGTTTGGCAGCATCTTTGGACGCTGCTATAAATGTTTCCCTGGGATCTGCATCTTCTCGGAATCAACATGTATTCAAAGTTCAACTTATATCCGGCAT GCCACTCTACGGTTATCACGAAAAGGAACACCAGTACTTCAAGGTCTATTTCTATAATCCCACAATGGTCAAAAGAGCAGCTAATCTATTACAG AATGGTGCTGTATTTAGTGATCGCCTCCAGCCACACGAAGCACACATCCCATATGTGCAACAGTTTATGATAGATTACAATTTACACGGCATGAGCATGATAGAGCTGCGTCACGTCAGATATCGGTTGCCAATTAGAGCAGCATCTGGAACATACTCTGAAAATTGCTTTGAGGCCACTTCTCCGTTCACCAACGAGCTAGATTACCTGCCGCATGAAATCACACCACAAAGTACATGCAAGTTCGAAGTAGATACCTTGGCTTCAGATATTCTGAATCGAGTAGAAATTGAGGGGGAGCTGGCACTTAATCCGGGATTGATGGCTATATGGGAGGAAGAAAAAGCAAGACGGGTGCAACTGGGTCTTAGCGGCGGTGATTCTCAGCTTGTCCAACCACAGAGCCCGACCAGACCAGTTTTCAAAGCCACTGAAAATGACATATACCAACAACAAAGACTAGCTCAAAGATTATTGACACTCTCACAG ATGGACAATAGCTCAATAACAGAAAGTGGAAGAAATCAGAGTTCATATCCTCTCGAAACAGATGCGGATAGTAATTTACTGAGTGCTTCTTATCTTGAGCACCATGTGGGGCCGCGTAGTAGAAGTATCGACGAAGAGTTGTCTAAGCGTCGAAGCGAACTAGTTTTCGATGACCTACCATTGGGCTCAGGGTCACTAGCGTCATTAACAGAGACTTTTACCCCATCCGCTGACTGTAGTGTAC tgGATCCCACAGATGTCCCCTTGTTGGATATATTGAATGAGTTGGCGGATGAAAATATCTGTGGCTTAAAGGTGGATGACGACAGTCTGCTGGGTTCACAACATACAATCAATGAAAATCATGGGAACAATGATTGCTCAGACGAAGACAAAGAAGATGATAATAACGACTTGAATCTAACGTTGTTGCAGTTAGATTCATTGAGTTGGTCACAAGGTGATGAGTGTTTGCAAAAATCACCAAATTCAAAAACAGATAAGGACATGTCTGACAAGTCGTCCACGTTCGATTATCTTCGTGATTTGTCAGTATTTGATGTTGATACTGACAATAATTCGGATACTGGTTCAACTTGTGACAATACAATTCCTCAGTGTGACGGACCTGCAGATTTCAGTTCGGAGGATTCGGACTTTGAACAGGACGTTACGCTGCAAAGACAAGAGAAACGTATTTGCGACTATAAATCTAAAGGTCGTAGCAATCAAGAAAAACTTGTGAACGTTACTCCTAGCAAACGAAAAAATGAGATTTGTGAAACCTCGAGATCACCTGCAAAAAGTAGAAAACTGAGTCTTCTATCATCCCCAAGGAATCAATTGCCAAAGGGGTCACCAATGCTAAACAGCCCAGGAGGTCGTCCATCCCGGAGTTACTCTCCGCTTAGTATAATTTTTACCTCTTCTCGCAACCTGACAAAAGTTCGACAGGTAAATCTTATGGCAACTATTGATGGAAACAAGTGTAGCAATCAAATGCAAGAAGTGCAGCAACTGCAGATTCCTGAAGTAATGATGAATGTGAGTGAAAACCAGAGAGAACATTGTCATTCAAGCTGTGGTACAGACCAGGAAGATATTTGCAATGTAACGTTTACACAATACTTGGACACACAGCGGAAACGAAATGCCAGATTGATTTCAAGATGTGAAAGTATTGTTGAAGACACGATAAGAACTGGCAAGGAAGTTATTATCGTGCCTAAATTCAATCCTCCAAAGTTCGACAATATTGTTAAAACAATGGAGACTTATGGTATACCTGTATGCAGGAATAAAGATCCATTCTTTAGCAATTATATGGATGTGACCAATCGTAAGGAAGTCGCTCACAAAATACTTAAAGTACCAAGCAAAAGAGTTGTTGACCTGCCACAATTTGGACCAAATTTAGAAGGTGTCACCAGCATCAGATTCTGGCGAGCAATGAAAGTCGAAGAGGTTTATCCTTCCGGAGCcaatattgaaaaatccaAAGTCAGGCAAAACCTTGCTAGTCAAAATAAAACTGTGATCGTACCACTGGCCACGGCTCCACTGCCGCAAAGAGTAAAAATATGGTCAAGAGGAAaagaatacttgaaaaaaacatCGGTAACTAAAGATTTCAGTGACAGTGGAACCAAACTTGCTGTTGAACATTGTAATCACTCTGCATCATCAAAACACGACAAACACTCCACGTCTCAAGAAAGAATGACGAATGCCGCGAACCAGAATAATTACCAGCcgaataaaaaaggaaaagatgTGACTGGGATGGATGCTTCTTTGCCGACTCATGATGTCGAGTTATCCAGACTACTTGGTATCTCTTGTGGTCAAATTGAAAGTTCCTCACAGACAGACCATTTTAAAATACCATGTGAAAATTTACAAGATATCAAACCACTCACTGCC cATCAATTCTTGACGGTACTTTGCTTGGAGGTCCATGTAGCTACTCGCGGAGATCTTTTACCTGATCCCCAACATGATCCAATTCGAGCAATATTCTATGCCATTCACAATGACGCACCTGCTGCATCAGATTTTACGTCTACTGATAAAG GTGTTCTGGTGAGCGATCCATCATACGACCCTTCAAAATCATCAGAGTACCTTAAAAAGTCTGGGGTAATGCATTCAGTTTCTTATGCACTCAGCGAAGAAGGTCTTTTCGAGAATCTTTTGACTGTTGTCAAGAAAACTGACCCAGATATTCTAGTTGGATGGGAACTGGAATCTTTGTCGTGGGGATACTTATTCCAGAGGGCGGCGAATATTGGCATCAATTTAGCACCGAAGGTCTCCAGAATTCCTGGCATCCAACGTGCATGGGAGCCACAAACGACCGAGTTGAGCATCTTgacggaaataaaaatgccAGGCCGTATTGTACTAGATGTTTGGAGAATCATGAGACATGAAATAG CTTTGCAGAGTTATACGTTTGAGAACATAATGTATCACGTGATGCATCAGAGACTGAGCCGTCCATCGTTTGCAACATTGACGCAGTGGTGGGAGCATCGGACAATCAAAGCACGATCTCTGGTTGTTGACCATTACATCACTAAGGTGGTGGgcatattgaaaattatcgagcAACTCGATATCATTG GCAAAACCACCGAATTCGCACGCCTTTATGGGATACAGTTTTTCGAAGTCTTTTCGCGTGGTTCGCAGTTTCAAGTCGAGTCCGTCATGCTAAGATTGGCAAAGCCGTCCAACTATGTACCGGTATCTCCATCTCCGCAACAACGAGCTACCATGCGTGCACCCGAATCCCTGCCACTTATAATGGAACCAGAATCTGTATTTTACAGCGACCCATTGATCGTACTGGACTTTCAAAGTCTTTACCCTAGCATCATCATTGCTCACAACTACTGCTTTTCAACATGCCTCGGACGTATTGAAAACATTGGCCA GTCTGAACCCTTTGAATTTGGTGCAACAACATTGAAAGTAACTAAGCGCACAATTCAGAAATTGGGTAAGAATATAAACTTTTCACCCAGTGGCGTTGCTTTCGTCAAGCCAGAAATTCGAACGGGAATACTTCCTCGAATGCTGACCGAATACCTGGACACTAGATTAATGGTGAAAAAAGCCATGAAGGATCACTCACAAACCGCTCACACACTCCAAAGAGCTCTTAATTCTAGACAACGTGGATTGAAATTGCTTGCTAATGTAACGTTTGGATATACACATGCTAACTTTAGCGGACGGATGCCTTGTATCGAG ATCGGTGACAGCATCGTCAGCAAGGCGAGGGAAACCCTAGAGCGTGCGATAAAATTGGTAGAATCTACAAAGCGATGGAATGCCCGTGTCGTATATGGTGATACCGATTCTTTGTTCGTGCTATTGCCGGGCAGATCACGAAGAGAAGCATTTGAGGTGGGAGCTCAAATTGCAAGTGCTGTTACCTTGGAAAATCCGAAACCAATGAAACTGAAACTGGAAAAAATCATGCAGCCGTCGATATTGCAG ACAAAAAAGCGATATTGTGGATATATGTACGAAAGTCCGGACCAAGAGAAACCGATTTACTTAGCGAAAGGCATAGAAACTGTTCGCAGAGATGGTTGTCCAGCAGTTTCCAAG ATATTGGAGAAAAGTCTGAGAATTCTATTTGACACACGAGATGTATCACAAGTAAAAAGCTATGTGATACGACAATTAGGCAAGATCCTTTGTGGCAGAGTATCCATTCAAGACCTAACGTTTGCCAAAGAATTTCGTGGCTTGCAGGGATACAAGTCAAGCGCTTGCGTGCCAGCCTTAGAGCTGACCCGAAGACTCACGATAAAAGATCCTCGTGCGATTCCACGCACCAGCGAGCGTGTACCCTACATTATTGTTGCCGGTGCACCGAATCAGCCCTTATTTCAATGTGTACGCTCCCCATGGGAGTTGATCACGGACACAGGATTGCGACCCAATGCTCTCTACTACATAACGCGAGTGATCATACCACCACTAAATCGATGCTTCAATCTTCTTGGCGTTGACGTCAACGCATG GTTTGAGGAGATGCCACACCGTCGAACGATATATAGCAATCCTGGTGGCACGTTGAAAGGAGAAGCGCAGAAGTCGACAATTTCACAGTATTTTGGAACAATGGCTTGCGCGGCGTGTGGACGTCCTTCTACCACAGGAATTTGCACAGAGTGTTCTGGAATACCAAATCAGACAATCGTTATCCTCCATGATAAGATACGCCAGCTGGAAAGATCCCGCTGCATCATCACAGCG ATTTGCCAGTCGTGTGTCGGGAGAGCTAACTACATTGAGTGCGCGTCATTAGATTGTCCAACTTTGTATCGTCGGGTCCTATCAATCAAGGATCAATATCAAATTTCTAATGTGCGGGAAATCGTTGAGAAAGGAAACAGTCTACAGCTTTAA
- the DNApol-zeta gene encoding DNA polymerase zeta catalytic subunit isoform X2 encodes MIDYNLHGMSMIELRHVRYRLPIRAASGTYSENCFEATSPFTNELDYLPHEITPQSTCKFEVDTLASDILNRVEIEGELALNPGLMAIWEEEKARRVQLGLSGGDSQLVQPQSPTRPVFKATENDIYQQQRLAQRLLTLSQMDNSSITESGRNQSSYPLETDADSNLLSASYLEHHVGPRSRSIDEELSKRRSELVFDDLPLGSGSLASLTETFTPSADCSVLDPTDVPLLDILNELADENICGLKVDDDSLLGSQHTINENHGNNDCSDEDKEDDNNDLNLTLLQLDSLSWSQGDECLQKSPNSKTDKDMSDKSSTFDYLRDLSVFDVDTDNNSDTGSTCDNTIPQCDGPADFSSEDSDFEQDVTLQRQEKRICDYKSKGRSNQEKLVNVTPSKRKNEICETSRSPAKSRKLSLLSSPRNQLPKGSPMLNSPGGRPSRSYSPLSIIFTSSRNLTKVRQVNLMATIDGNKCSNQMQEVQQLQIPEVMMNVSENQREHCHSSCGTDQEDICNVTFTQYLDTQRKRNARLISRCESIVEDTIRTGKEVIIVPKFNPPKFDNIVKTMETYGIPVCRNKDPFFSNYMDVTNRKEVAHKILKVPSKRVVDLPQFGPNLEGVTSIRFWRAMKVEEVYPSGANIEKSKVRQNLASQNKTVIVPLATAPLPQRVKIWSRGKEYLKKTSVTKDFSDSGTKLAVEHCNHSASSKHDKHSTSQERMTNAANQNNYQPNKKGKDVTGMDASLPTHDVELSRLLGISCGQIESSSQTDHFKIPCENLQDIKPLTAHQFLTVLCLEVHVATRGDLLPDPQHDPIRAIFYAIHNDAPAASDFTSTDKGVLVSDPSYDPSKSSEYLKKSGVMHSVSYALSEEGLFENLLTVVKKTDPDILVGWELESLSWGYLFQRAANIGINLAPKVSRIPGIQRAWEPQTTELSILTEIKMPGRIVLDVWRIMRHEIALQSYTFENIMYHVMHQRLSRPSFATLTQWWEHRTIKARSLVVDHYITKVVGILKIIEQLDIIGKTTEFARLYGIQFFEVFSRGSQFQVESVMLRLAKPSNYVPVSPSPQQRATMRAPESLPLIMEPESVFYSDPLIVLDFQSLYPSIIIAHNYCFSTCLGRIENIGQSEPFEFGATTLKVTKRTIQKLGKNINFSPSGVAFVKPEIRTGILPRMLTEYLDTRLMVKKAMKDHSQTAHTLQRALNSRQRGLKLLANVTFGYTHANFSGRMPCIEIGDSIVSKARETLERAIKLVESTKRWNARVVYGDTDSLFVLLPGRSRREAFEVGAQIASAVTLENPKPMKLKLEKIMQPSILQTKKRYCGYMYESPDQEKPIYLAKGIETVRRDGCPAVSKILEKSLRILFDTRDVSQVKSYVIRQLGKILCGRVSIQDLTFAKEFRGLQGYKSSACVPALELTRRLTIKDPRAIPRTSERVPYIIVAGAPNQPLFQCVRSPWELITDTGLRPNALYYITRVIIPPLNRCFNLLGVDVNAWFEEMPHRRTIYSNPGGTLKGEAQKSTISQYFGTMACAACGRPSTTGICTECSGIPNQTIVILHDKIRQLERSRCIITAICQSCVGRANYIECASLDCPTLYRRVLSIKDQYQISNVREIVEKGNSLQL; translated from the exons ATGATAGATTACAATTTACACGGCATGAGCATGATAGAGCTGCGTCACGTCAGATATCGGTTGCCAATTAGAGCAGCATCTGGAACATACTCTGAAAATTGCTTTGAGGCCACTTCTCCGTTCACCAACGAGCTAGATTACCTGCCGCATGAAATCACACCACAAAGTACATGCAAGTTCGAAGTAGATACCTTGGCTTCAGATATTCTGAATCGAGTAGAAATTGAGGGGGAGCTGGCACTTAATCCGGGATTGATGGCTATATGGGAGGAAGAAAAAGCAAGACGGGTGCAACTGGGTCTTAGCGGCGGTGATTCTCAGCTTGTCCAACCACAGAGCCCGACCAGACCAGTTTTCAAAGCCACTGAAAATGACATATACCAACAACAAAGACTAGCTCAAAGATTATTGACACTCTCACAG ATGGACAATAGCTCAATAACAGAAAGTGGAAGAAATCAGAGTTCATATCCTCTCGAAACAGATGCGGATAGTAATTTACTGAGTGCTTCTTATCTTGAGCACCATGTGGGGCCGCGTAGTAGAAGTATCGACGAAGAGTTGTCTAAGCGTCGAAGCGAACTAGTTTTCGATGACCTACCATTGGGCTCAGGGTCACTAGCGTCATTAACAGAGACTTTTACCCCATCCGCTGACTGTAGTGTAC tgGATCCCACAGATGTCCCCTTGTTGGATATATTGAATGAGTTGGCGGATGAAAATATCTGTGGCTTAAAGGTGGATGACGACAGTCTGCTGGGTTCACAACATACAATCAATGAAAATCATGGGAACAATGATTGCTCAGACGAAGACAAAGAAGATGATAATAACGACTTGAATCTAACGTTGTTGCAGTTAGATTCATTGAGTTGGTCACAAGGTGATGAGTGTTTGCAAAAATCACCAAATTCAAAAACAGATAAGGACATGTCTGACAAGTCGTCCACGTTCGATTATCTTCGTGATTTGTCAGTATTTGATGTTGATACTGACAATAATTCGGATACTGGTTCAACTTGTGACAATACAATTCCTCAGTGTGACGGACCTGCAGATTTCAGTTCGGAGGATTCGGACTTTGAACAGGACGTTACGCTGCAAAGACAAGAGAAACGTATTTGCGACTATAAATCTAAAGGTCGTAGCAATCAAGAAAAACTTGTGAACGTTACTCCTAGCAAACGAAAAAATGAGATTTGTGAAACCTCGAGATCACCTGCAAAAAGTAGAAAACTGAGTCTTCTATCATCCCCAAGGAATCAATTGCCAAAGGGGTCACCAATGCTAAACAGCCCAGGAGGTCGTCCATCCCGGAGTTACTCTCCGCTTAGTATAATTTTTACCTCTTCTCGCAACCTGACAAAAGTTCGACAGGTAAATCTTATGGCAACTATTGATGGAAACAAGTGTAGCAATCAAATGCAAGAAGTGCAGCAACTGCAGATTCCTGAAGTAATGATGAATGTGAGTGAAAACCAGAGAGAACATTGTCATTCAAGCTGTGGTACAGACCAGGAAGATATTTGCAATGTAACGTTTACACAATACTTGGACACACAGCGGAAACGAAATGCCAGATTGATTTCAAGATGTGAAAGTATTGTTGAAGACACGATAAGAACTGGCAAGGAAGTTATTATCGTGCCTAAATTCAATCCTCCAAAGTTCGACAATATTGTTAAAACAATGGAGACTTATGGTATACCTGTATGCAGGAATAAAGATCCATTCTTTAGCAATTATATGGATGTGACCAATCGTAAGGAAGTCGCTCACAAAATACTTAAAGTACCAAGCAAAAGAGTTGTTGACCTGCCACAATTTGGACCAAATTTAGAAGGTGTCACCAGCATCAGATTCTGGCGAGCAATGAAAGTCGAAGAGGTTTATCCTTCCGGAGCcaatattgaaaaatccaAAGTCAGGCAAAACCTTGCTAGTCAAAATAAAACTGTGATCGTACCACTGGCCACGGCTCCACTGCCGCAAAGAGTAAAAATATGGTCAAGAGGAAaagaatacttgaaaaaaacatCGGTAACTAAAGATTTCAGTGACAGTGGAACCAAACTTGCTGTTGAACATTGTAATCACTCTGCATCATCAAAACACGACAAACACTCCACGTCTCAAGAAAGAATGACGAATGCCGCGAACCAGAATAATTACCAGCcgaataaaaaaggaaaagatgTGACTGGGATGGATGCTTCTTTGCCGACTCATGATGTCGAGTTATCCAGACTACTTGGTATCTCTTGTGGTCAAATTGAAAGTTCCTCACAGACAGACCATTTTAAAATACCATGTGAAAATTTACAAGATATCAAACCACTCACTGCC cATCAATTCTTGACGGTACTTTGCTTGGAGGTCCATGTAGCTACTCGCGGAGATCTTTTACCTGATCCCCAACATGATCCAATTCGAGCAATATTCTATGCCATTCACAATGACGCACCTGCTGCATCAGATTTTACGTCTACTGATAAAG GTGTTCTGGTGAGCGATCCATCATACGACCCTTCAAAATCATCAGAGTACCTTAAAAAGTCTGGGGTAATGCATTCAGTTTCTTATGCACTCAGCGAAGAAGGTCTTTTCGAGAATCTTTTGACTGTTGTCAAGAAAACTGACCCAGATATTCTAGTTGGATGGGAACTGGAATCTTTGTCGTGGGGATACTTATTCCAGAGGGCGGCGAATATTGGCATCAATTTAGCACCGAAGGTCTCCAGAATTCCTGGCATCCAACGTGCATGGGAGCCACAAACGACCGAGTTGAGCATCTTgacggaaataaaaatgccAGGCCGTATTGTACTAGATGTTTGGAGAATCATGAGACATGAAATAG CTTTGCAGAGTTATACGTTTGAGAACATAATGTATCACGTGATGCATCAGAGACTGAGCCGTCCATCGTTTGCAACATTGACGCAGTGGTGGGAGCATCGGACAATCAAAGCACGATCTCTGGTTGTTGACCATTACATCACTAAGGTGGTGGgcatattgaaaattatcgagcAACTCGATATCATTG GCAAAACCACCGAATTCGCACGCCTTTATGGGATACAGTTTTTCGAAGTCTTTTCGCGTGGTTCGCAGTTTCAAGTCGAGTCCGTCATGCTAAGATTGGCAAAGCCGTCCAACTATGTACCGGTATCTCCATCTCCGCAACAACGAGCTACCATGCGTGCACCCGAATCCCTGCCACTTATAATGGAACCAGAATCTGTATTTTACAGCGACCCATTGATCGTACTGGACTTTCAAAGTCTTTACCCTAGCATCATCATTGCTCACAACTACTGCTTTTCAACATGCCTCGGACGTATTGAAAACATTGGCCA GTCTGAACCCTTTGAATTTGGTGCAACAACATTGAAAGTAACTAAGCGCACAATTCAGAAATTGGGTAAGAATATAAACTTTTCACCCAGTGGCGTTGCTTTCGTCAAGCCAGAAATTCGAACGGGAATACTTCCTCGAATGCTGACCGAATACCTGGACACTAGATTAATGGTGAAAAAAGCCATGAAGGATCACTCACAAACCGCTCACACACTCCAAAGAGCTCTTAATTCTAGACAACGTGGATTGAAATTGCTTGCTAATGTAACGTTTGGATATACACATGCTAACTTTAGCGGACGGATGCCTTGTATCGAG ATCGGTGACAGCATCGTCAGCAAGGCGAGGGAAACCCTAGAGCGTGCGATAAAATTGGTAGAATCTACAAAGCGATGGAATGCCCGTGTCGTATATGGTGATACCGATTCTTTGTTCGTGCTATTGCCGGGCAGATCACGAAGAGAAGCATTTGAGGTGGGAGCTCAAATTGCAAGTGCTGTTACCTTGGAAAATCCGAAACCAATGAAACTGAAACTGGAAAAAATCATGCAGCCGTCGATATTGCAG ACAAAAAAGCGATATTGTGGATATATGTACGAAAGTCCGGACCAAGAGAAACCGATTTACTTAGCGAAAGGCATAGAAACTGTTCGCAGAGATGGTTGTCCAGCAGTTTCCAAG ATATTGGAGAAAAGTCTGAGAATTCTATTTGACACACGAGATGTATCACAAGTAAAAAGCTATGTGATACGACAATTAGGCAAGATCCTTTGTGGCAGAGTATCCATTCAAGACCTAACGTTTGCCAAAGAATTTCGTGGCTTGCAGGGATACAAGTCAAGCGCTTGCGTGCCAGCCTTAGAGCTGACCCGAAGACTCACGATAAAAGATCCTCGTGCGATTCCACGCACCAGCGAGCGTGTACCCTACATTATTGTTGCCGGTGCACCGAATCAGCCCTTATTTCAATGTGTACGCTCCCCATGGGAGTTGATCACGGACACAGGATTGCGACCCAATGCTCTCTACTACATAACGCGAGTGATCATACCACCACTAAATCGATGCTTCAATCTTCTTGGCGTTGACGTCAACGCATG GTTTGAGGAGATGCCACACCGTCGAACGATATATAGCAATCCTGGTGGCACGTTGAAAGGAGAAGCGCAGAAGTCGACAATTTCACAGTATTTTGGAACAATGGCTTGCGCGGCGTGTGGACGTCCTTCTACCACAGGAATTTGCACAGAGTGTTCTGGAATACCAAATCAGACAATCGTTATCCTCCATGATAAGATACGCCAGCTGGAAAGATCCCGCTGCATCATCACAGCG ATTTGCCAGTCGTGTGTCGGGAGAGCTAACTACATTGAGTGCGCGTCATTAGATTGTCCAACTTTGTATCGTCGGGTCCTATCAATCAAGGATCAATATCAAATTTCTAATGTGCGGGAAATCGTTGAGAAAGGAAACAGTCTACAGCTTTAA